One part of the Cystobacter ferrugineus genome encodes these proteins:
- a CDS encoding esterase/lipase family protein: MKNQLMHAATAAPGRVPVLLVHGLDDDARSLAPLANGLTRAGFRDVQPVELKPNNGAAPICVLAEQVAEAARGLRARTERGSAPSPSSSTR; this comes from the coding sequence ATGAAGAACCAGTTGATGCACGCCGCCACGGCGGCACCCGGACGGGTACCCGTGCTGCTGGTGCATGGCCTCGATGACGATGCGCGCTCCCTGGCGCCGCTCGCGAACGGGTTGACGCGGGCGGGATTCCGGGACGTGCAGCCCGTCGAGCTGAAGCCCAACAACGGGGCAGCACCCATCTGCGTGCTGGCAGAACAGGTGGCCGAGGCGGCCAGAGGCCTGCGCGCGCGCACGGAGCGAGGGAGCGCACCATCCCCGTCGTCCTCCACCCGCTGA